GTAACTGATTGATAATTAAAAGATTTTTCTGCATAAAAGGGGCGTTTGTGGGAGTTTCAGGGACGTATTTGGGAATGAAAGGGGCGTTTATGGGAGTTTATGGGGACACTTGTGGGAATGCTTGAAGTTCAAGAAAAGAAAGATTTATTGAAGCATGTGTCGGCAATACACAGTGCTGCGCCATTAACTTTGCTGCAACGTAAAATCAACAATGCATTATTGTTCCATGCATACCCAACATTAACCACGCAAGAAGAACACACCATAACGATAACAGAACTATGTAGATTGATCGGTTATGAAGGCCATAACTATGACGTTTTTAAAGAAGCCATTCTTGGACTATTAAATACCGTGATTCAATGGAACATCATCGGCGATGATTGCAATGGAGAAATTTGGAGAGCGGGTGCCATTATATCTTTTGTAGAAATCAGAAAAAGCGTGTGTACCTATTATTATGCAAAGCCTTTAAGAGAACTTTTATACGAACCATCAGTCTATGGACGAATCAGCATGATCGTTCAAGCAAAATTTTCTTCTGCTTACGGATTGGCACTTTATGAAAACTGTACGCGTTACATCACAATAAAAATAACCAAATGGTTTGATTATGAGATTTTCAGAAAACTCATGGGCGTAGTAGATGACAGTAAGTACGTTATATTCAAAGACTTTAAAAAGCGAGTTATTGATAGGGCAGTATCTGAGGTCAATCTTAGGTCAAGCATTGAAGTAACGCCGGAATATAGAACAGTAGGACGCAAAGTTGTTGCTATAAGATTTAAGGTTAATGAAAAGACAAAAAAAATACCATTAGGTAAGAAGACATCAAAAACCTATGATGAATTAGAAAATCAAGAAAGAGCGCTTATTGACACGTTGCAAAGTGAATTCAATATTTCATCATCGCATGGCATAAAATTGGTGCGAGAATATGGTGCAGAAGATGTCCTCAAGAAAATACAAATCTTGAAAAAAGCAAAAGCATATAAAGCAGGTCAAATCAAAGGACCCGCTTATTTAATTTCCTTACTTAAAAATAATGCTCAAGAACCACACTCAATAGAAAAGGTGGGTGACATTCTTGATGAAAGGGCAGAACAAAGCTTAGCTTCAGAAAATAAACAAAGTGATGCTGTCGCGAAAAAGAAACAGGACGATTACAAGTTACTTGTTAAAAAGTTTGATGAATTTTTCCCACTACTTGCGGAAGAAGAAAGGAATATGATTTTAGAAGGCTTTGTACAAGAACAGACAGACAAAAAAGCTGATTTTATTCTAAAGGAATATAACAAGGGCGGGCTGAAATCGATTGTGGTGCAAAACGTATTTATGAATTATTTCCGAGAAAAGTATCCAGAAAGATTAAGTGAGTTTTTGTGAATAAAGACAGAGCATAGTGTGCTTATGGTACTTGGCGCAAATTCGCAATATTTTAATTGCATTATTAGTTACCGAAAATAAGAGTTTATAAACAATGATAATAAACTTACCTAAATTAAATGAACAAGATAAGCAGGAACTAGATTTAAATGCAACTGGTAATCTTGTAGTTGTTGGCGCAAATGGCTCTGGGAAAAGTCGATTTGGAAGTTATATTGAGAGAAAATCAAGCGGTAATGTTAGAAGAATTTCAGCACAAAGAATGTTACGTTTAGTAAATAACCCGCCAATGGCTCATAATGATCAGGCATCTCTACAGTTAATAAACGCTCATCGCAATGAACCCGTCACTACGCCTCATGATGACTATCAGCATGTATTATCTGCATTATTTGCTGAGAAGACTAAAAAAGATAGTGATTATGTAAAAGCTTCGCAAGAATCGCGATCATCAGAAAAGCCCAAACTCCCTGATTCGGCGATAGATAAGCTAACAGCAATGTGGGATGCAGTTTTTCCTCATCGGAAAATTTTGCTTGAAGAGCGTAAAATAGAGGTCGAAGGAAAAAACTCTACACGTTATCCTGGCTCTGAGATGAGCGACGGAGAAAAAATCGCTCTCTATTTGATGGCACAATGTTTATTATTACCTTCAAATTACCTTGTTATCATTGATGAGCCTGAATTACACCTTCACAAAGCGTTAATGGCAAGATTATGGGATAAAATTGAGACTGTACGCAACGACTGTTTTTTTATATACATTACGCATGATTTAGATTTTGCATCAAGCCGAGTTGACGCAAGCAAAATATGGATAAAAAATTATCATGACGAAATATGGGATTGGTGTTTTTTGCCTGTTGAAGAAAGCCTCCCTGAAAAATTTCTATTTGAGGTTATAGGCAGCAAAAAACCAGTTTTATTTGTTGAGAGTGAAATAGGAGGTTTAGATTCTGTACTTTACCAATTGCATTATAGTGACTTCACAGTAATCGGGAGAGGGTCATGCGAAAAAGTAATTGAGGCTGTAAAAGGATTAAAGAATAATAGTGATTTACACTCGCTTGAAGTATATGGCTTAATTGATAGAGATCATAGGACTGATCAAGAGATTATTGCATTAGAGAGATGTTCAGTGCATGTATTAGGGGTTTCAGAAGTAGAAAATTTATTTTTATTACCAGAACTTGTGCGACTATTATCCGATCAAATGCTTGTGGAAAACCAATTTTCAAATGTAAAAAATACGGTGATTAACGCTTTCAAGAGCGAACTTGAACAATTAGCGTTGAGAAAAATTAGCCGAGACCTGTATTATGAGTTAAGCTTAAAAGCAGCTAATTGTAAGCATAAAAACATTGAAGAGCTAAAAACCAGCGTTTCTGAAATGCTCAGTGCCTCAAAGATTGAAGAAAAATATCATGAAGTTAAGCGTTCACTGGATGCAATGTCTATTTCTGAAAACTATTTGGAAATATTGAAAGTATATAACAATAAAGGGCTTTGTAGTCGCGTCGCATCTCATTTTGGCCTGGCTACAAAAGGCAATATCTATCAGAAGACAATTATCAAAATGTTTAAGGGTGACAAAGGAAATCAAATAAGAGACGTGCTAGACGCGTATTTACCAAAATTAAAGGGTGAACTTGTATGTTAAAAAAATACAACATTGCATATGTGCCAACAATAAATCCAAATCAGTTTATTGACTGTGCACATGAACTTTCCAAACACATTCATCCTGCAACTTACTTATTGGGAGCAGAATCCTTGCCTCACGTATCTTTATGTCATTTTGAAGTTGAAGAAAGTAATATTGAAAACATATGGCGACAAGTAATGGCGTTAAATATAGAACCTACGAAATTGATTTTTGATAGCCAGAGAAGCAAGTCTTATCCTGGGCATCCTAAGTGGGGCGGTGTTTTCTGGATATCTTTAATGTCAGATAAGCTGACTGAACTTAAAAAAATTCACTTAAACATTGCTAACCATATAATCACTGAGCCACTCAACGCATCGTTTGATGCTTATGATCCACATCTTACTTTGCTCAATAGTTATGATGAACGTGAATCTACCGTTTTAAATGAAAATTCGAAACTCAGCAATCCAATACGGGATGAGTTTTGCGTAGCATTAGGTAATATTGATGATAATGGGCAATTACTCAATATATTGTACAGTCAGAATGAGCAGATTTATTGCGACGATCTTAAAAGGCCAATTATTTGACGAGATATAATTTTGGTTGCTCTATCATTTTAGGCTCGGTGGTTTTTAAAAGTTCAAATTCCTTTGCAAGCGCTCGGCCATCATTTAATCCCGTGGCATAAGACACTCTATGAATATCCATTTTTTTCATGCGTTCAATAAGTAATGGATTATTACAAATCTCACTCCCCGTTAATACTGCTTCCAACGTATCGTCTTTAATTTTGTAAGTATTATTTCGCAATAGTTCAGTTAATAAGATTTGACTATTATTAATATCTTTTTCTATAGAATTTATTTTTATTAGATCATGCGGGTTAATAGAGTACAAATAGTGCTCGTCTTTTTGAATTTGATCATATGAAAGATCAATTGGAGTGAATTCATTAAACACTTTAAGTTTATAAATCATCTTCTTTTTAACAAGATCAAAGTCGTATGTATCTAAAGTTAAGCGATATCTTGGCGCTAGGTTTCTTTTTAAAAAAAGTAATGTATTTATTAGTTTTTTCATTTTTCATCTTTCCACAAGTTTTTGCCTTTCTCATCGGTGTTAAAAGCTTTCATCGGATTATAAAATATTCCATAGTCGTAGTAGTCTAGTTTTTCAACCCTTTTGAGAAGTCTTGAGGCTATTACGGTAAATGGTAAAGCAATCGTTGCAATAGCAATTTTAAAAACCCATGTATTAAAAGCAATTTCGGCAATATGTTTGATTGGAAAAATATGATAGTAATTTATAGGGTAAGATATTGTAACAAGAACAGCCGCGCCGATTATATTCGATACTAAAATACGGCTAACAAATAAGTTCCCCTTGGTGTAAATTTTTATTACTGACATTAGGAGGTCATTAATAAAATAAGCAATTGGAACTGCGGTTGTGGATGCTAGCAATACTCGCCATAAACCTCCATACAAATCAAAATATAGTGCCGCAATTGGATCATGATTTGATGAGATTCGAATGATTAGACTTATTAGGATAATAAAAAAAGCTTGGCTGCATATTTGAATCCATACAATTCTAACTGCTAAATGATAGCCGTAAACTTCAGTGGCTATGGCTGCGATAGGAAAACTTAAAGAAAATAATATTCCAGTTACAGCGACATCATGGCCAAATAAACTGATCACTTTAAAAGATAAAGCATCGCATGTCAGCAAGATACTGACCAAAAATCCAACGAGTAAAGCATAACATTTAAAGTTTGTTGTTTTCATATTAGAACACTTGTATTGCCTTTAAGACTATTCCATAAATTAGAAAATCCGTGGTGGTTATTGCTTTATTATTCACGATTTCAGAGATTGGTTTAAAGAAGTAACTATCTCCTTCTATATATATCTTTCTGAAACAAGGTAGGTTTTCGCCAAATTTTACGAGAACAATATCTCCATCTTGTGGTTGCTTGTCAAAAGCTACTATAAAGGTAGTGCCTTTTTCAAAAAATGGGGCTAATGAACTATTGTTTATTTGTACTGCAAAACAGTTAGCAGGATTTTCGTTCTGTATGTCATCGGTAATGGTTTGATAGCCCTTTGTGCCATTTTTCAAATACTCACTAATTTCACTGATATCAATAAGTGGCAATTCATGTTTGTTTCTATCGCTATTAATAGCTGCATTCAGAGGGCTTTCTGCAAGCGCACTCAATGAAATATTGAAGAAATTAGAAAGTGTAAGCAAAGTTGACAGAGTTGGATTTCCTCCCCCTCGTCTTAATGAATTGATTGTGCTGACCGCTATACCGGTTTTTTCGTGAAGTTTCGCTACATCAATTTTATGTTGAAACATAAGTTGGCGTAAATTTTCTGAAAATAATGATAAGTCCAATGATTCTGTAATTTGTTCAGATAAAGCTATTGACATGATAATCTTTTAATATTATTATAACAATATAATGTTATATTGACTTTATAAAGTTATAGCCCGAACATTATATATCGGGCTATAACCACCCATTGTGATCTAATTTAGCTCTAAACTGGCAAATTAATCGAAACCCGATGGTGTTAAGCGGCAATTATACATTAATAACACAATTAATTAAAGGTTGTTGGTTATTATAATGTTGAACGCAACGATTTAATAACAAGTCATTGATTAAATATTAGATAAAACTGTGAATATAAGGGTAAAAGTAATGTCATATCCATTAAAGCGTTTACAAATTATGCTTGTTGAAGCTGATCCAGTGAAACAGCTTTATATTGAACTGTTACTCAAAGACATCCCCTGCAATTTCATATTTGCTAAAACTGGGGAAGACGCAGTAAGAAAATTTAATAGCAATATCGATGGAATACTCATGGATATTGGGTTACCTGGAATTGACGGTTATCAAGCTGCAGAAATTATTCACCAAAAACATCCTTATCACACGGCAATAGTGTATGCATATGCTTATTCAGATTCAATTTTAAATACTAAATTTTGTAGTGCTAAAACTGGAATTGAAGGCCTTATCAAAAAGCCATATCTAAAAAATGATTTAAAAGATTTTATGTTTCAGGTTAATCAAAAGAATAGTAGCCATGGAAAAAGTATGCCTTTGAATTAAAGGTATTATGGGAAAGTGTGCTTGTTTTCAAAAAAGATGCGGTTAAAAGCATCGATTAATGTCGTAGAACAACAAGCAAGTACGCGATCCACCTAAAGTTACTGTTGAATTTAATATTTTTATTTATGTTGTATAGAAAAGCGTATTTATTGTGGTCATGGTCGTAAAGGCTGGGTTATTCACGCAATAAATTCGCTCTCCGCCTTTAGCAGGGCATTAAGTATTTTATTAGAAGAGATAGTGCAATGATGAAATTAGCTGGCTTATCGTGTTTGTTGTTATTAACGTTTACCTCTGTATGCTCTGCAGAAGAACTCACAGAAGTATCTCGCTATACCACCGTAAAAAATCAAGCAACGCGCGCGCAAATTAATCCACTTTTAATGACGATTCAAACGCGTTTCCCTCAAGCGGTACAAACAGTAGGTGATGCAATGAATTATCTATTGCGCTATTCAGGTTATTCCTTGATAGAGCGTGATGCAATGGATGAAAGCGTGAAACAAATGTTGGATCAACCGTTACCGATAGTCGATAGAACGCTAGGACCATTAAGTCTACAAGAAGCACTTGAAATTTTAGCAGGTAAACACGTTTTTCGACTCACCGAAGATCCACTACATCGAAAGCTTTCATTTGAAGTTTTACCTGATATTAAAAAACACTATGACAACCAAGAATAAGAGGACCCTCACTCATGATGAATAAAAAAGAAAAGAAATCATTAATTAATCGATGCAAAGATAAAATTAGTCATATTTTAGCTGCTTGCTTGAATATTAAGAACAGTCAAATTGTTTCACGAAAAAGAATTCTATTCGGCAGCGCAGTATTAGTGATTATTGTTTTTGCTGTCACTGCAACACAATGCCATAAAAACTCAAAAAATGAATCACAAATAGAAAAGTTTAATGCGATCATTATTGACCAAATGAAAAAATCATCTGAATCATTGATCAATTTGCAACAACAAATAAATGATTTAACGAAGGCATTGAATGCACCACAAGCCGTAGTGGATGTTGATGGTCTTAAGCAAGGGCTATCACAAATTTCTTCTCAAATTGACACGTTGGAAAAGAATAACGCTACTTCTTTGAAGGAGATCATGGAAAATGAGAATGCCGTTGTTAATAAAAAACTGGATGATTTGCAAGCAGGTGTGATCGAATTAAAGGATCTTCAACATCCGATTAAATATCTCCCAGCGAAAGAATTACCTTTTTCAGTGCAAAGCATTGATCTTATTCAGCAACAACCGGTGGTAACGATTGCGTATGCGAATAAATCTCAACCCTTAGATCTAGGTTATTCTGTTGCAGGTTGGGAACTAATCAAAGCCAATTACACTCAACAACGTGCAGAATTTAAAAATAAAGATGATATGCATATCGTTATCAATTTAGCGATGCAAGGAGTCTCCACATGACTATTTTAATCAGTGTTGTAATTGCG
This region of Gammaproteobacteria bacterium genomic DNA includes:
- a CDS encoding replication initiation protein; this translates as MGMLEVQEKKDLLKHVSAIHSAAPLTLLQRKINNALLFHAYPTLTTQEEHTITITELCRLIGYEGHNYDVFKEAILGLLNTVIQWNIIGDDCNGEIWRAGAIISFVEIRKSVCTYYYAKPLRELLYEPSVYGRISMIVQAKFSSAYGLALYENCTRYITIKITKWFDYEIFRKLMGVVDDSKYVIFKDFKKRVIDRAVSEVNLRSSIEVTPEYRTVGRKVVAIRFKVNEKTKKIPLGKKTSKTYDELENQERALIDTLQSEFNISSSHGIKLVREYGAEDVLKKIQILKKAKAYKAGQIKGPAYLISLLKNNAQEPHSIEKVGDILDERAEQSLASENKQSDAVAKKKQDDYKLLVKKFDEFFPLLAEEERNMILEGFVQEQTDKKADFILKEYNKGGLKSIVVQNVFMNYFREKYPERLSEFL
- a CDS encoding AAA family ATPase — encoded protein: MIINLPKLNEQDKQELDLNATGNLVVVGANGSGKSRFGSYIERKSSGNVRRISAQRMLRLVNNPPMAHNDQASLQLINAHRNEPVTTPHDDYQHVLSALFAEKTKKDSDYVKASQESRSSEKPKLPDSAIDKLTAMWDAVFPHRKILLEERKIEVEGKNSTRYPGSEMSDGEKIALYLMAQCLLLPSNYLVIIDEPELHLHKALMARLWDKIETVRNDCFFIYITHDLDFASSRVDASKIWIKNYHDEIWDWCFLPVEESLPEKFLFEVIGSKKPVLFVESEIGGLDSVLYQLHYSDFTVIGRGSCEKVIEAVKGLKNNSDLHSLEVYGLIDRDHRTDQEIIALERCSVHVLGVSEVENLFLLPELVRLLSDQMLVENQFSNVKNTVINAFKSELEQLALRKISRDLYYELSLKAANCKHKNIEELKTSVSEMLSASKIEEKYHEVKRSLDAMSISENYLEILKVYNNKGLCSRVASHFGLATKGNIYQKTIIKMFKGDKGNQIRDVLDAYLPKLKGELVC
- a CDS encoding queuosine precursor transporter; its protein translation is MKTTNFKCYALLVGFLVSILLTCDALSFKVISLFGHDVAVTGILFSLSFPIAAIATEVYGYHLAVRIVWIQICSQAFFIILISLIIRISSNHDPIAALYFDLYGGLWRVLLASTTAVPIAYFINDLLMSVIKIYTKGNLFVSRILVSNIIGAAVLVTISYPINYYHIFPIKHIAEIAFNTWVFKIAIATIALPFTVIASRLLKRVEKLDYYDYGIFYNPMKAFNTDEKGKNLWKDEK
- a CDS encoding helix-turn-helix domain-containing protein translates to MSIALSEQITESLDLSLFSENLRQLMFQHKIDVAKLHEKTGIAVSTINSLRRGGGNPTLSTLLTLSNFFNISLSALAESPLNAAINSDRNKHELPLIDISEISEYLKNGTKGYQTITDDIQNENPANCFAVQINNSSLAPFFEKGTTFIVAFDKQPQDGDIVLVKFGENLPCFRKIYIEGDSYFFKPISEIVNNKAITTTDFLIYGIVLKAIQVF
- a CDS encoding response regulator: MSYPLKRLQIMLVEADPVKQLYIELLLKDIPCNFIFAKTGEDAVRKFNSNIDGILMDIGLPGIDGYQAAEIIHQKHPYHTAIVYAYAYSDSILNTKFCSAKTGIEGLIKKPYLKNDLKDFMFQVNQKNSSHGKSMPLN